GACGTCAAGCGGGTCGCGGTCGCGGTGCTCGGCCATCGCGTCACCGTCAAACCCGAGCTCTGGATGGCGAACGTCGCCGGCGCCGGCGTCGTCCGTGCGCTGCTCGACACCGTGCCCGCACCGCAGGCGCTTCATGGCACCTGACGACCCGGAAATCGGCACGGGAGACCCGGGAGACACAGCGAACTCGTGGGTGCCCGGGCCGACCATGCTTGCTGCGGCCGCCGCCGCGGTGGGCCTGTGCACCCTGGCCGTGATCACCGCGCGAGCCGACCTCCTGGTGTTGGCGCTGCCGTTGATCGTCGTCACCGCGTGGGCCTTCGCGACCCGTCCGACAGGAGATCCGGCGGTGCGGGTTCGGCTCGGCAACCGCACACCCACCGAACAGGAATCGGTCGCGTGGACCGCAACGCTGCACGACGCCGCCGGTGCGGAACAGTGGCATGCGGTCGTCGAGCCGACTCCCGGGGTCGTCTGGGACGGCGGACGCCCCGCGCAGACCTCGATGCCGACCTCCGCCACCGACCGCATCGATCTGACCTTCGCGTTGCGCCGCTGGGGCCCCGCCCAGACCGGCTCGGTCGAGATCGTCGCCGCCTCGCCCTGGGCGGCGTACGTGTGGGGGCCGGTGCACCTGCCCGGCAGCGACCTGCACGCGCTACCCCGGGTCGACCGGTTCAGCGGCCGCGCGCCGGTGCCGCACCCGATCGGTCTAGTCGGGTCCAACCGCAGCAGACGCACGGGCGACGGCACCGAGTTCGCCGACATCCGCGCCTTCCGAGCCGGCGACAAGCTGCGCACGATCCATTGGCCGGTCACCACCCGCACCGGGCAACTGCATGTGCGCACCAGCTACGCCGAGCAGGACGCGGAGATCGTGCTCGTGCTCGACGGGTCGATCGACGTCGGGGGCACGGTGACACCGACAGTTCGCTCGACCTGGGCCTGCGAGCCTGCGCGTCGCTCGCGCACTATTTCCTCGGCCGCGGCGACCGCGTCGGCCTCGACGTGATCGGCACCGGCTCGCTGCGGCACGTGCCGGTCTCCCTGGGCGCACGTCAGCAGCACAGCATTCTCGACGTGCTCAGCCGGGTGCGGGTCGGGCGATCCTCGGACGCCCACGCCGACCGGGTGCGGCTGCGGGTCTCCCCCGGCGCGACCGTCTTCCTCGTCACCACCCTGCTCACCGAACTCGGCACGGCGGTGGCCGCCGACCTGTCGCGGCGCGGTCTGCCCGTCGTCGTGATCGACTGTCTCCCAATGGAACCCGACCACCTCGACGAAGATCTGGTCGACCGGATGGCGTGGCGGATCCGGGCCCTCGAACGGCAGATGGACATCGACGGGCTGTCCCTGCGCGGTGTGCCGATCACCCCCTGGCGCGGGCCCGGCAGCCTCGATGCGGCGCTGCAGGTGCTCGGCCGCCGTTCGCCGGCGCGGGAGCGGCGGCGATGACGCTCCTTCCGCGACTCGACCGGCTGGTGCGCATCGACCCGACACGATTGCGCGTGCTGCTGGTGGCAGCCGCCGCCGTGGTCGGCTTCCACGTGTGCGCGGTCGCTGCGGGCGACCCGTCCTGGTTCGTGTTCGCGCTGGTGTTGGTGGCCACCGTGGGCCTCGCCGCACGCACCGACGGCGCCACCGAAGTGATGTTGCTCGCGCTGCTGGCCCTGGAGTGGTGGGGTGCCACCGATCGGGTGAGTTGGTGGAGCGTTCCCGCCGCCACCTGCCTCCTGGCTCTGCACAGCGCCGTCACCTTGGTCGCGTCGGGCCCCGACAGCGCACCCGTCCCGCGCGCACTCGCCGTGCGCTGGCTGCGCCGCACCGCGCTGGTCGCAGGGGGCTGCGCGGTCGCCGGATCGCTCGTGCTCGCCGTCCGATCGGTGGCTCTCGACGGCCCGTGGTGGCCGGTGCCGGTGGCCCTCGTCGTGCTCGCTGCGGTCACCGTCGTCTTCAGCGAATCGGTGCGCCGTCCCGATCGGTGATACCCACCCGGGAGAAAGTCGTTAGGCGCTCCTAAGTTAACTTAGCCTCCCCTTACAGCCACCTCGGAAGGTTTCATCGTGCCCGTTGCTCTCGCCCGCCCGACCCGCACCGTCGCACTCACCGCGGCGCTCGCCCTCGGCCTCGCCGCCTGCGGTTCGTCCGATTCTTCGAACAGCTCCTCCACCTCGAACGGCTCGTCCGCGTCCACCTCCGGTGCGGCGGCGCAGGCCACCGGTCCGGTCACCGTGAAGGACGCCCAGGGCCGCTCGGTGAAGGTTGCCGCCAACCCCGGCAAGGTCGTGGTGCTCGACTGGAGCGTGGCGCGCAGCCTCACCCAGCTCGGGGTGCCGATCGCGGCGCTGCCCAAGGCGAGCGGGGAGCTTCCGGCCGACATGGCCGCACTGAAGTCGGTGAAGACGGTCGGCACGTTGTTCGAACCCGACTACGAGGCGATCGCCGAGCTCGAACCCGACCTGATCATCATCGGTGGCCGTTCCGGCAACGCGAAGGTACTCAAGGAGATGACCAAGATCTCCCCCAACGTCATCGACATGTCGGTGCGTGAGGACGACGCGACCAAGCACCTGTCCGCCGTCTCCGACCAGTACAAGACGCTCGCCTCGATCTGGGGCAAGTCGAGCCAGGCCGACACCCACCTCGCGTCGATGAACAAGGCGATCGGCGATGTGCGCACCAAGGCGACGAACGCCGGTGGCACGACGATGTTCGTGCAGGTCTCGGGCAGCAAGGTCGGGGCCTACGGTCCGGGCTCGCGCTTCGGCACCGTGTGGACCGACTTCGGGTTCAAGCCGGTCAATGCCCCACTGAAGAGCGACGGCGGGCACGGTGACGAGATCAACCAGGAATTCTTCCTGAAGTACAACCCGAGCCGCGTGCTGGTGCTCGACCGCAGCCGCACCATCGGTGAGTCGGCCAAGCCGGCCCTCGACGTGCTCAACTCGGGGCTGGTCAACAAGACCGACGCCGCCAAGAACA
This genomic stretch from Calidifontibacter indicus harbors:
- a CDS encoding DUF58 domain-containing protein, with protein sequence MAPDDPEIGTGDPGDTANSWVPGPTMLAAAAAAVGLCTLAVITARADLLVLALPLIVVTAWAFATRPTGDPAVRVRLGNRTPTEQESVAWTATLHDAAGAEQWHAVVEPTPGVVWDGGRPAQTSMPTSATDRIDLTFALRRWGPAQTGSVEIVAASPWAAYVWGPVHLPGSDLHALPRVDRFSGRAPVPHPIGLVGSNRSRRTGDGTEFADIRAFRAGDKLRTIHWPVTTRTGQLHVRTSYAEQDAEIVLVLDGSIDVGGTVTPTVRSTWACEPARRSRTISSAAATASAST
- a CDS encoding siderophore ABC transporter substrate-binding protein, with amino-acid sequence MPVALARPTRTVALTAALALGLAACGSSDSSNSSSTSNGSSASTSGAAAQATGPVTVKDAQGRSVKVAANPGKVVVLDWSVARSLTQLGVPIAALPKASGELPADMAALKSVKTVGTLFEPDYEAIAELEPDLIIIGGRSGNAKVLKEMTKISPNVIDMSVREDDATKHLSAVSDQYKTLASIWGKSSQADTHLASMNKAIGDVRTKATNAGGTTMFVQVSGSKVGAYGPGSRFGTVWTDFGFKPVNAPLKSDGGHGDEINQEFFLKYNPSRVLVLDRSRTIGESAKPALDVLNSGLVNKTDAAKNKKISTVDGFSWYLATDTPLSYIAAANDLAKVL